A window of the Methyloprofundus sp. genome harbors these coding sequences:
- a CDS encoding CRISP-associated protein Cas1, with translation MPTAQDPDLDLTSLLPLRGLVVTLQFTQAAKPKFFHQAALTAFIRFLAGSPENYDQLIRIDTPESGRIRYQAGDYYRFMLIGLQGSDVILQTLITQLQKLPHSSPKSAQELPFRNNCKLLSLQDAFSELSIDSFSKLSQYDYPQLQQEVALWNGQTTLHWHWVSPVRLLKTKELRTTQKVKGEQRYIRDAVDLDGNLLFTRTYNALADLLRRRSGSSGTLAAPHNIHIHDMHLFWLDSHYNDAQKNATPMGGMTGRIHLQLPSNLSPSWWQLLLLGQYTGIGQRNAFGWGRYQLQTTQQHYSYRRILPASSLLSLAQQEENLHKAWRHVMAGRDELYSHSEDYAEQYLETEAVDEPADTPTAKLQRDLEKLLNNDYSVPTLQGYLLPKKNGGVRPLAVPPIYDRVLQRALSQTLSPALEQLMDRHSHGFRPGRSRITASYEIQAAWRSGYRWVYESDIKNFFDSVNLEHLRDRLNGIYYGDPIINAIINWMQAPVRFQGQTIERKNGLPQGSPLSPLMANLMLDDFDSDMQAAGFLLIRFADDFIILCKDPQQAQAAEQAAQRSLAEHGFELHPDKSHITALDEGFKYLGYCLSVYSKLELLITATETNPCFPAFI, from the coding sequence ATGCCAACTGCACAAGACCCCGACTTAGATCTCACTTCACTACTCCCCCTTCGTGGTCTAGTTGTTACCTTACAATTCACCCAAGCCGCCAAACCAAAGTTCTTCCATCAAGCAGCACTGACCGCCTTTATACGCTTTCTTGCAGGCTCCCCTGAAAATTACGACCAACTCATACGCATTGATACCCCTGAGTCTGGACGTATTCGCTATCAAGCTGGTGATTACTACCGTTTTATGCTTATTGGCCTGCAAGGTAGTGATGTTATTTTGCAAACTCTGATCACTCAGCTGCAAAAATTACCACATTCCTCGCCCAAAAGTGCGCAAGAACTGCCATTTAGAAATAACTGCAAACTGCTCAGCCTGCAAGATGCGTTCAGCGAACTCAGCATTGACAGCTTTAGCAAGCTCAGCCAATATGACTACCCACAATTACAACAAGAAGTCGCCTTATGGAATGGGCAAACCACTCTGCATTGGCACTGGGTCAGTCCGGTGCGTTTATTAAAAACTAAAGAACTGCGTACAACACAAAAAGTAAAAGGTGAACAACGTTATATTAGAGATGCAGTAGATTTAGATGGCAACTTATTATTCACCCGTACCTACAATGCCTTAGCAGACTTGCTACGCCGACGCTCTGGCAGCAGTGGTACTTTAGCAGCACCCCATAATATTCACATTCACGACATGCATCTATTCTGGCTAGACAGTCACTACAACGATGCGCAGAAAAATGCAACGCCGATGGGCGGCATGACTGGCAGAATCCACTTACAACTCCCTAGCAATCTTAGCCCTAGCTGGTGGCAATTACTTTTGCTGGGACAATATACTGGTATTGGGCAACGTAATGCCTTTGGCTGGGGGCGCTATCAACTGCAAACTACACAGCAGCACTACAGCTATCGCCGTATATTGCCTGCCAGCTCCTTGCTCAGCTTGGCACAACAAGAAGAAAACCTGCACAAAGCATGGCGGCATGTCATGGCTGGCCGCGATGAACTTTATAGCCATAGTGAGGATTATGCCGAACAATACCTCGAAACCGAAGCGGTAGACGAGCCGGCAGACACTCCAACGGCCAAACTACAACGTGACTTAGAAAAACTCCTCAACAACGACTACTCAGTTCCCACTCTACAGGGTTACTTACTGCCTAAAAAAAATGGCGGTGTCCGCCCATTGGCTGTACCGCCCATTTATGACCGTGTCTTACAACGCGCTCTAAGCCAAACCCTAAGCCCTGCATTAGAACAACTGATGGACAGGCACAGCCACGGCTTCCGTCCAGGGCGTTCGCGCATTACCGCCAGCTATGAAATTCAAGCCGCTTGGCGTAGTGGCTATCGTTGGGTTTATGAATCTGATATTAAAAACTTTTTTGACAGTGTCAACTTAGAGCACCTACGTGACCGCCTTAATGGTATCTACTATGGCGACCCGATCATCAATGCCATTATTAACTGGATGCAAGCACCTGTCCGCTTTCAAGGACAAACTATCGAACGTAAAAATGGCTTGCCGCAAGGTTCGCCCCTCAGCCCCTTAATGGCCAACCTGATGCTGGATGATTTTGATAGCGATATGCAAGCCGCAGGTTTTTTACTGATTCGCTTTGCCGATGATTTTATTATCCTCTGCAAAGATCCGCAACAAGCGCAAGCCGCCGAGCAAGCGGCACAACGCTCACTGGCTGAACATGGTTTTGAACTACATCCCGACAAAAGCCATATTACTGCCCTTGATGAAGGCTTTAAATATCTGGGCTATTGTTTATCAGTGTATTCCAAGCTTGAGCTATTAATCACTGCAACGGAAACTAACCCTTGCTTTCCAGCCTTCATTTAA
- a CDS encoding transposase, IS630 family, which produces MTGIQALERISPDLPMRAGQVQSIEFEYERHGTQTLLGGFNVATGVIDGLIQETRTEIDFVESIKYLIEKNPEKKVYHFIADQLNTHKSETLVRFVADFCNDTQELGVKGKSGILQSMKTREEYLMIGNRRIVFHYTPKHASWMNQIEIWFGILMKKVIRRGNFVSQQDLKDKIQNFMDYFNETMAKPFKWTYKGKALTA; this is translated from the coding sequence ATGACAGGTATTCAGGCATTGGAACGAATTTCCCCCGATTTGCCAATGAGAGCGGGTCAAGTTCAATCTATCGAATTTGAATATGAGCGTCATGGCACGCAAACACTTTTAGGAGGGTTTAATGTGGCAACAGGAGTTATAGATGGTTTGATTCAAGAGACACGAACTGAGATCGATTTTGTTGAGTCGATCAAATATCTGATTGAGAAAAACCCAGAAAAGAAAGTTTATCATTTTATCGCTGACCAATTAAATACCCATAAATCGGAAACTCTTGTGCGCTTTGTTGCAGACTTTTGTAATGACACTCAAGAGCTTGGAGTGAAAGGTAAAAGTGGCATATTACAATCCATGAAAACACGGGAGGAGTACCTGATGATAGGCAATAGGCGCATTGTATTTCACTATACACCTAAGCATGCTTCATGGATGAACCAGATTGAAATCTGGTTTGGAATATTAATGAAAAAAGTCATCAGGCGAGGCAATTTTGTTTCACAGCAGGACTTGAAAGACAAAATTCAAAATTTCATGGATTACTTTAATGAAACGATGGCCAAACCATTCAAATGGACATACAAAGGGAAGGCGTTGACCGCATAG
- a CDS encoding transposase, IS630 family: MRTPKFPVTLKDDEREELEKITRQQTAKSSMVLRAKIILLANSGMKYQNIAQKLDVQNNIITNWTARWHELANKPVRERLQDLPRPGTPDTFTPEQLCRIIALSCEKPEDYDRPITHWTHRELAEEAIKQGIVETISANHLGRLLKKTT, encoded by the coding sequence ATGAGAACCCCCAAATTTCCAGTTACATTAAAAGATGATGAACGCGAAGAGCTCGAAAAAATAACTCGCCAACAGACAGCAAAATCGAGCATGGTATTACGAGCCAAGATTATCTTATTAGCAAACTCAGGCATGAAATATCAGAATATTGCGCAAAAACTTGATGTACAGAATAATATAATTACGAACTGGACTGCACGTTGGCACGAACTAGCAAACAAGCCAGTCCGGGAGAGGCTTCAGGATCTTCCGCGCCCAGGCACTCCAGATACATTTACCCCCGAACAACTGTGTCGAATAATTGCACTTTCCTGTGAAAAGCCTGAAGACTATGATCGTCCCATCACTCATTGGACACATAGAGAATTGGCGGAAGAAGCGATCAAACAAGGTATTGTCGAGACTATTTCAGCAAATCATTTAGGCCGTCTTTTAAAAAAAACGACTTAA